The Peribacillus sp. FSL E2-0218 genome contains a region encoding:
- a CDS encoding ABC transporter permease — protein MKAEVIGLNLSESMKMAIRSIKTNKVRAFLTMLGIIIGVASVIVLVSIGQGSSQSVQDEINSLGTNLLTVSVTDTDSVEPTEDTIDQFKELDGIADVAPVVTGRVYAKNGENSAQVSMTGATSAYLSVRDLELSQGRFLTDLETELRSKVVILGSDTASTLFEGQNAVDQNVLIGGVSYRVIGVLKSVGTSMGSSGDDVIIAPITTAERATGSTTIGTVYVKAKNENIVERVMYQVQGVMTASFPSQSDNYSVSNQEDLMETMSSVSDTFTLMLGGIASISLLVGGIGIMNIMLVSVSERTKEIGIRKAIGANRKSILLQFLIEAVVLSCLGGLLGVAIGFGIARSISAFSTLTISYSWSVTLFAFLFSILIGIVFGVFPANKASKLNPIQALRHE, from the coding sequence TTGAAAGCGGAGGTGATTGGATTGAACTTGAGCGAATCGATGAAGATGGCCATACGCTCTATCAAAACCAATAAGGTCCGTGCTTTTTTAACCATGCTTGGCATCATTATCGGCGTTGCCTCCGTCATTGTCCTGGTTTCGATTGGGCAAGGGTCCTCACAGTCCGTTCAAGATGAGATAAATAGCCTGGGAACGAATTTATTGACGGTAAGTGTCACGGATACGGATTCAGTGGAGCCGACGGAGGACACGATTGATCAGTTTAAGGAACTAGACGGGATAGCCGATGTGGCGCCTGTGGTCACGGGCCGCGTTTATGCAAAAAACGGTGAAAATTCGGCCCAGGTCTCCATGACAGGTGCCACTTCAGCTTATTTATCGGTTCGGGACCTTGAGCTTAGTCAAGGGCGATTTTTGACGGACCTGGAAACGGAATTACGCTCCAAGGTCGTTATCCTAGGGTCTGATACAGCAAGCACGCTTTTTGAAGGTCAAAACGCGGTGGATCAAAACGTTCTTATCGGCGGTGTTTCCTATCGAGTGATCGGTGTGCTGAAATCAGTAGGAACCTCCATGGGCTCGAGCGGCGATGATGTAATCATTGCACCGATCACCACTGCCGAACGGGCGACGGGCAGCACGACGATCGGGACCGTTTATGTAAAAGCCAAGAACGAGAACATCGTGGAACGGGTCATGTATCAAGTGCAAGGTGTGATGACAGCTTCATTTCCTAGCCAAAGTGATAATTATTCCGTATCCAATCAAGAGGATTTGATGGAAACAATGAGCTCCGTATCCGATACGTTCACGCTCATGCTTGGCGGCATTGCCAGTATATCGCTGCTTGTGGGCGGGATAGGCATCATGAATATCATGCTGGTATCCGTCTCGGAAAGGACGAAGGAAATCGGGATCCGAAAGGCAATCGGGGCAAACCGGAAATCGATCCTTCTGCAATTTTTAATTGAAGCGGTCGTCTTGAGCTGCCTAGGGGGATTGTTGGGAGTGGCAATTGGATTCGGAATCGCAAGGTCGATTTCAGCTTTTTCAACATTAACGATTAGTTATTCATGGTCGGTGACACTGTTTGCCTTCTTATTCTCGATATTGATCGGGATTGTCTTTGGCGTATTCCCTGCCAATAAGGCATCGAAATTGAATCCAATCCAGGCACTGCGGCACGAGTGA
- a CDS encoding ABC transporter ATP-binding protein has product MVKPIIKIQNMSKSYELGGETVKALQDVCLTIDKGDFISIIGPSGSGKSTFMNMIGCLDKPDTGEYLLDGKEVEKMKDNELAAIRNIKIGFIFQNFNLLAKLTALENVELPLVYRGVSVKERKEAAVACLDRVGLGDRMNHLPNQLSGGQQQRVAIARALAGNPPVLLADEPTGALDSKTSKEVLQMLKDLNEKGQTIILITHDMEVAKEATRVVRIQDGQLFESGGDWIELERIDEDGHTLYQNQ; this is encoded by the coding sequence ATGGTGAAACCCATCATCAAAATCCAAAATATGTCCAAATCATATGAACTGGGCGGTGAAACCGTTAAGGCGCTTCAGGATGTATGTCTTACCATCGATAAAGGCGATTTCATTTCCATCATCGGTCCATCCGGATCAGGGAAATCGACGTTCATGAATATGATAGGGTGCCTCGATAAGCCTGACACAGGTGAATATCTTCTTGACGGAAAAGAAGTTGAAAAAATGAAGGATAATGAGCTAGCGGCAATTCGCAATATTAAAATAGGGTTCATCTTTCAAAATTTCAATCTGTTGGCGAAGTTGACAGCGCTGGAAAATGTCGAGCTTCCCCTTGTCTATAGAGGAGTGAGCGTGAAGGAAAGAAAAGAGGCCGCCGTTGCCTGTCTTGATAGGGTAGGCCTGGGTGACCGGATGAACCATTTGCCGAATCAACTTTCCGGCGGACAGCAGCAAAGGGTGGCAATCGCAAGGGCATTGGCGGGCAACCCTCCCGTTTTATTGGCGGATGAGCCGACGGGGGCACTTGATAGCAAAACAAGTAAAGAAGTGCTGCAGATGCTAAAAGATTTAAACGAAAAGGGGCAAACCATCATCCTTATCACCCATGACATGGAAGTGGCAAAGGAAGCAACTCGTGTCGTTCGGATTCAGGATGGACAGCTTTTTGAAAGCGGAGGTGATTGGATTGAACTTGAGCGAATCGATGAAGATGGCCATACGCTCTATCAAAACCAATAA
- a CDS encoding HlyD family efflux transporter periplasmic adaptor subunit, which translates to MMKKWMMLSAVLVLAIGGSFWFFMKEKAEPAVAKSVTAQVEKGDLEVEISGSGSVAAINSEDVTSSAAAEVDEVLVEKNESVEKGDELITFTDGSDPVTAPFDGTVTTLDVEAGDRISGSDVVAHVTDYKKLKTTVSVDELDIPSVKKGQTVEIKASAFEDETFTGKVTSVSREGTYENGVSSFDVTIQIDKPRDIKIGMSTEVSILTNRAKDALYVPIEAVQMDGDQKYVNVQEAGATDAVARSKTLVETGISNDRYIEITSGLEEGQEVSLPITISNENRTGSGFNGMRGGQGMPSGGEMQMPSGGGMPGAGGMPSGKGGQ; encoded by the coding sequence ATGATGAAAAAGTGGATGATGCTAAGCGCGGTATTGGTGCTAGCCATTGGGGGTTCGTTTTGGTTTTTCATGAAGGAAAAAGCGGAGCCAGCTGTGGCTAAGTCGGTGACGGCCCAGGTTGAAAAGGGAGACCTTGAAGTCGAGATAAGTGGTTCGGGTTCTGTTGCTGCAATCAATAGTGAGGACGTCACTTCCTCGGCCGCAGCCGAGGTGGATGAGGTGCTTGTAGAGAAAAATGAATCGGTTGAAAAGGGTGACGAGCTCATTACCTTCACGGATGGAAGTGATCCGGTAACGGCCCCATTCGATGGTACGGTAACCACGTTGGATGTAGAGGCGGGCGATAGAATATCAGGCAGTGATGTGGTGGCACATGTTACGGATTATAAAAAATTGAAAACAACGGTCAGTGTGGATGAGTTGGATATTCCAAGCGTCAAAAAAGGACAAACGGTCGAGATAAAAGCGAGCGCCTTCGAAGATGAAACGTTCACGGGGAAGGTGACCAGTGTATCAAGGGAGGGTACGTATGAAAATGGCGTCTCTTCATTCGATGTCACGATTCAAATTGATAAGCCTCGCGATATCAAAATTGGGATGTCGACTGAGGTGAGCATTTTGACGAATCGTGCGAAAGATGCCTTATATGTCCCGATTGAAGCAGTCCAAATGGATGGTGATCAGAAATATGTCAATGTCCAGGAGGCTGGTGCAACGGATGCAGTAGCCCGTTCAAAGACGTTGGTCGAGACTGGAATCAGTAATGATAGGTATATTGAAATAACTTCTGGGCTGGAAGAGGGACAGGAGGTTTCGTTACCGATAACGATCTCCAATGAAAACCGGACAGGCAGCGGCTTCAATGGAATGAGGGGCGGCCAAGGAATGCCAAGTGGCGGGGAAATGCAAATGCCAAGCGGAGGCGGGATGCCAGGCGCTGGCGGAATGCCGAGCGGCAAGGGAGGTCAGTGA
- a CDS encoding DUF485 domain-containing protein encodes MASNDSIAKQAEVSASKDYSKIVQSRSFQELLKKKRNFIVPLSIFFMVFYFTLPILTSYSKVLNSNAFGDISWAWVFAFAQFIMTWTLCILYSRKAARFDELVEKIVKEAKG; translated from the coding sequence TTGGCATCAAACGATTCAATTGCAAAACAAGCGGAAGTAAGCGCTTCCAAGGATTACAGTAAAATCGTCCAATCTCGATCGTTTCAAGAACTCCTGAAGAAAAAGCGCAATTTCATCGTCCCGCTATCCATCTTTTTCATGGTCTTTTATTTCACCTTACCCATCCTTACTTCCTATTCGAAAGTTCTTAACTCCAATGCATTCGGGGACATCAGCTGGGCATGGGTCTTTGCTTTTGCCCAATTCATCATGACCTGGACCTTGTGCATCCTTTATTCCAGAAAAGCGGCCCGTTTTGACGAATTGGTTGAAAAAATCGTTAAAGAAGCGAAAGGATAA
- a CDS encoding cation acetate symporter, with amino-acid sequence MNMLAFILFLLIVGLTLVITYFASRRTKTTADFYTADSSLSGWQNGWAIAGDYMSAASFLGIAGMVALSGFDGFFYSIGFLVAYLVVLYIVAEPLRNLGKYTLADMIAARFNEKKVRGVAALNTISISTFYMIAQLVGAGALIKLLLGIDYLYSVIIVGILMTVYVVFGGMTATSWVQIVKAVLLMAGTFIISLIVLAKFDFSVIEMFKQMKTATPLGGDFLNPGNKFKDPLDTLSLNLALVLGTAGLPHILIRFFTVKDAITARKSVVYATWIIGIFYIMTIFLGFGAAAFVGYDKIIAANAAGNMAAPLLADAIGGDFLFAFVSAVAFATILAVVAGLVLSAASAFAHDFYGHIIRKGQATDKEQVVAARWASIGVSVLSIILALFAQNMNVAFLVSLAFAVAASANLPIIIFTVFWKRFNTAGAVTGMVVGLASSLILVFLSPNVWSPIEGAAIFVGDPVFPLANPGIVSIPIGFIAAIAGTLLSSKKADAKKYDEILVTANTGMKDPL; translated from the coding sequence ATGAATATGCTCGCATTTATACTATTTTTACTCATCGTCGGCTTAACATTGGTGATTACCTATTTTGCTTCTCGGCGCACAAAAACGACCGCCGACTTTTATACGGCGGACAGCAGCCTGTCTGGTTGGCAAAACGGCTGGGCGATTGCAGGCGATTATATGTCTGCCGCCTCTTTTCTCGGGATCGCGGGGATGGTCGCACTGTCCGGTTTTGATGGTTTTTTCTACAGCATAGGATTTCTTGTCGCTTACCTGGTCGTTCTTTATATCGTGGCCGAACCGTTGCGTAACCTTGGGAAATATACGCTGGCGGATATGATTGCTGCCCGCTTCAATGAAAAGAAGGTGCGCGGGGTCGCTGCCCTTAACACCATATCCATATCCACTTTTTATATGATCGCCCAACTTGTCGGTGCAGGTGCCCTTATAAAACTCTTACTCGGAATCGATTATCTGTACTCCGTTATCATCGTAGGCATTTTAATGACCGTTTATGTAGTATTCGGCGGGATGACGGCCACCAGCTGGGTCCAGATCGTCAAAGCCGTATTATTGATGGCAGGTACGTTCATCATCTCGCTGATCGTGTTGGCTAAATTCGACTTTAGTGTGATCGAGATGTTCAAGCAAATGAAAACAGCAACCCCTTTAGGGGGCGATTTCCTCAATCCGGGGAATAAATTCAAGGATCCATTGGATACCCTTTCCCTTAATTTGGCTCTCGTCCTCGGGACAGCGGGACTGCCTCACATTCTCATCCGATTCTTTACGGTAAAAGACGCCATCACTGCCAGGAAGTCCGTCGTTTATGCCACATGGATCATCGGAATCTTTTATATCATGACCATTTTCCTTGGATTTGGAGCCGCGGCCTTTGTTGGTTATGACAAAATCATCGCGGCGAATGCTGCCGGCAATATGGCGGCTCCGCTGCTTGCCGATGCCATCGGCGGCGACTTCCTGTTCGCCTTCGTGTCTGCAGTTGCCTTCGCTACCATCTTGGCGGTTGTGGCCGGACTCGTTCTATCGGCTGCCTCTGCCTTTGCCCATGATTTTTATGGCCATATCATTCGCAAAGGCCAGGCCACCGACAAAGAACAAGTCGTTGCGGCTCGCTGGGCATCAATCGGGGTGTCGGTCCTTTCCATCATCCTTGCCTTGTTTGCCCAAAACATGAATGTCGCTTTCCTTGTATCCCTTGCCTTTGCAGTCGCTGCCAGTGCCAACCTGCCCATCATCATCTTCACGGTATTCTGGAAACGCTTTAACACCGCCGGCGCTGTTACGGGGATGGTCGTCGGGCTAGCCAGTTCCTTGATTCTTGTTTTCCTTAGCCCCAATGTCTGGTCACCCATCGAGGGAGCCGCCATATTCGTAGGCGACCCAGTATTCCCGCTTGCCAATCCAGGCATCGTTTCGATTCCGATCGGCTTCATCGCCGCCATCGCCGGAACATTGCTGTCAAGCAAGAAAGCCGATGCCAAAAAATATGACGAGATCCTGGTGACGGCCAACACGGGAATGAAAGATCCTCTGTAA
- a CDS encoding threonine/serine exporter family protein encodes MLAQLITSFIASAAFGVIFNVPKSSLFQCGCVGMIGWILYYFLVENEIDSIIATLASAFVVAVISQYFAKRFKTPITIFNVSGIIPLVPGGLSYNAMKHFVVNDFYVAVQLAAKVFMLAGAIAMGLIFAEVMNQLVIKYNRRKMRLRR; translated from the coding sequence ATGTTAGCACAGCTTATAACAAGTTTCATTGCCTCTGCCGCCTTTGGAGTCATCTTTAATGTACCGAAAAGTTCATTGTTCCAGTGTGGCTGTGTAGGGATGATCGGATGGATCTTATATTATTTTTTGGTTGAAAATGAGATAGACAGCATCATAGCGACTCTTGCCTCTGCCTTTGTCGTAGCGGTCATCAGTCAATATTTTGCTAAAAGGTTTAAAACACCGATTACCATATTCAATGTATCGGGAATCATTCCCCTCGTGCCGGGCGGCCTGTCTTATAATGCCATGAAGCATTTTGTCGTGAATGACTTTTATGTAGCGGTTCAATTGGCCGCTAAGGTTTTCATGCTGGCGGGAGCCATAGCGATGGGATTGATCTTTGCGGAAGTGATGAACCAACTGGTAATCAAGTACAATAGAAGAAAGATGAGATTAAGAAGGTAG
- a CDS encoding threonine/serine exporter family protein, producing MDEQLPYNEIIDVCLLAGKIMLQNGAETSRVEDTMVRIAAAFGCGDSHSFSTPTGIIFSLDGMHPASKLIRVSTRSTDLHKVTLVNSISRSISSKEMTPAEAFLRLKEIERAGMGYPLWGQIFAAFIASGCFLIMFQGQWNDFIWSCIAGGMGFSCLLYLHRLLEVRFFAEFIASLVVGLAAIFFVYIGVGSHLDTIIIGAVMPLVPGLLITNAARDLIAGHLVSGLSKGADAGLTALAIGAGISAAFVFL from the coding sequence ATGGATGAACAGTTGCCATACAATGAAATTATAGATGTTTGTTTACTTGCGGGGAAAATCATGCTCCAGAACGGGGCGGAAACCTCACGTGTGGAAGATACGATGGTCAGAATTGCTGCAGCGTTTGGATGTGGGGATTCACACAGCTTCTCGACCCCTACGGGAATCATTTTTTCCTTGGATGGCATGCACCCGGCTTCCAAATTGATCCGGGTTTCCACGCGGTCTACGGATTTACACAAGGTAACCTTGGTCAATAGCATTTCCCGGAGCATTTCGAGCAAGGAAATGACACCAGCGGAGGCTTTTTTACGGTTAAAGGAAATTGAAAGGGCGGGAATGGGTTATCCCCTTTGGGGCCAGATCTTTGCTGCCTTCATAGCGAGCGGATGTTTCTTGATCATGTTCCAAGGACAATGGAATGACTTCATCTGGTCCTGTATAGCGGGTGGCATGGGCTTTTCCTGTCTGCTTTATTTACATAGGTTACTGGAGGTTCGTTTTTTCGCTGAATTCATTGCCTCATTAGTGGTGGGCTTGGCGGCCATATTCTTTGTGTACATTGGCGTAGGAAGTCACTTGGATACGATCATCATTGGTGCGGTGATGCCGCTTGTTCCAGGGCTGTTAATTACGAATGCAGCCAGGGATTTAATCGCAGGCCATTTAGTTTCGGGTCTATCCAAGGGAGCCGACGCAGGTTTGACTGCTTTAGCGATAGGGGCAGGAATATCGGCTGCGTTTGTTTTCTTATGA
- a CDS encoding copper amine oxidase yields MRLSKKFIIPVLGASLLMPTMANVSAAEMKPTAVTPAADLRADLDYLLSEHFTLAVAAMTTAYEGSKDADEAFKALDQNAVDMEPAIASIYGEKGAAEFERIFREHNNYTDDFVKATKDNDEAAMAEVDKEVEQFVNEFAKFLSTATEGKLPEAAAKEALRMHEEQVKETFEDYVEGDYEGAAKTYREGFQHMFDISKALSTSIVTQMPDKFENSKADTPAADLRSTLNSLTAEHFALATMGMQKGFEGAKDYDYIGWSENVNTADFKAAIGSVYGDEGAAQFEKIWQGDHINAQAEFVSAQIKDDKAGEQAAKDKLHKFAQEFGTFLGSATGENLPTKAAQEAVKAHEDTVIKTFEQYVAGDYAGSYDTYREGYKLMFGVGQALGDAIVKQNPDKFAGTAMPSDMPKTGMGGASEQTTNPLTVIWTALGSLAALMAVVVVRKRKLS; encoded by the coding sequence ATGAGATTGAGTAAAAAATTTATTATTCCTGTATTAGGTGCTTCACTACTAATGCCAACGATGGCCAACGTAAGTGCTGCAGAAATGAAACCAACGGCGGTGACACCGGCAGCCGATTTACGGGCTGACCTGGACTACTTATTATCTGAGCACTTCACATTGGCAGTAGCAGCAATGACAACGGCTTACGAAGGATCTAAAGATGCAGACGAAGCATTCAAGGCCCTGGATCAAAATGCAGTCGATATGGAACCAGCCATTGCCTCCATTTATGGAGAGAAAGGCGCAGCTGAATTTGAGAGAATCTTCCGGGAGCATAACAACTATACAGATGATTTTGTGAAAGCGACAAAGGATAATGATGAAGCTGCCATGGCTGAAGTAGATAAAGAAGTGGAACAATTCGTAAACGAATTTGCCAAGTTTTTAAGTACAGCGACTGAAGGTAAACTACCTGAAGCTGCAGCCAAAGAAGCGCTTCGCATGCATGAAGAACAAGTAAAAGAAACATTTGAAGACTACGTAGAAGGCGATTATGAAGGTGCTGCCAAAACATATCGTGAAGGCTTCCAACATATGTTCGACATCAGTAAAGCGTTATCCACTTCCATTGTAACGCAAATGCCGGATAAATTTGAAAATTCAAAAGCGGACACACCTGCCGCTGATTTACGGTCTACATTGAATAGTTTGACAGCTGAACACTTTGCTTTAGCAACAATGGGCATGCAAAAAGGCTTCGAAGGGGCAAAGGACTATGATTATATTGGATGGTCTGAAAATGTCAATACAGCTGATTTCAAAGCAGCGATCGGTTCAGTATATGGTGATGAAGGTGCCGCCCAATTCGAAAAAATTTGGCAGGGAGATCACATCAATGCCCAAGCTGAATTCGTTAGTGCACAAATAAAAGACGATAAAGCAGGCGAACAGGCCGCAAAAGATAAGCTCCATAAATTTGCACAAGAGTTTGGTACATTCCTAGGTAGTGCAACAGGAGAGAATCTGCCAACGAAGGCAGCTCAAGAAGCGGTTAAAGCGCATGAAGATACTGTCATCAAAACGTTTGAACAATATGTAGCGGGTGACTATGCTGGAAGCTATGACACATACCGTGAAGGGTACAAATTAATGTTTGGTGTCGGTCAAGCGCTTGGCGATGCGATTGTAAAGCAAAACCCAGACAAGTTTGCCGGAACGGCGATGCCATCCGATATGCCTAAAACGGGCATGGGCGGTGCTTCCGAACAAACAACGAACCCACTAACGGTCATTTGGACAGCGTTAGGTTCATTAGCCGCGTTAATGGCAGTAGTGGTCGTACGTAAAAGAAAACTGTCTTAA
- a CDS encoding class F sortase: MNKLIHFACFILIAIILVSGTIYVKQLMVQASETKEQDMKQVKEIQKENLKNRVTLAEEFTVLKEHKTEKKPLNKKFTGIIPTDIAIPSIDVNASIEQVGLLETGQMDAPSTEDGVAWFEPGSKPGVKGNAVLAGHVDSKTGPAIFYHLKDLEKGDEITVKDKQGTKLTFVVKKKQSYPRDKAPLNEIFGYSKGRHLNLITCTGTFDRSKGTHQERLVVYAELKEEEAMQLENEAKLPDSPTNVKISGDLLSWYAVREGNIIGYRIYKKVPGGTFTHIGSISEYERKSYVDKNASKAHYYVTAVNEYGQESAPSSIAE, encoded by the coding sequence ATGAATAAACTAATTCATTTCGCTTGTTTTATCTTAATAGCCATTATTCTAGTAAGTGGAACGATTTATGTGAAACAATTAATGGTTCAAGCATCAGAAACGAAAGAGCAGGATATGAAACAGGTTAAAGAAATACAAAAGGAAAACTTAAAAAACCGCGTCACACTTGCAGAAGAATTCACGGTATTAAAGGAGCATAAGACAGAAAAAAAACCGCTCAATAAAAAATTCACTGGCATTATCCCAACGGATATAGCCATTCCTTCCATTGATGTGAATGCTTCAATCGAGCAAGTCGGTTTATTGGAAACAGGGCAAATGGATGCCCCTTCCACTGAAGACGGTGTCGCTTGGTTTGAACCTGGTTCAAAACCAGGGGTGAAAGGGAATGCAGTATTGGCAGGGCATGTAGACAGCAAGACAGGACCCGCCATTTTTTATCATTTGAAAGACCTCGAAAAAGGCGATGAAATTACGGTTAAGGACAAACAAGGAACAAAACTCACATTTGTGGTGAAAAAGAAACAAAGCTACCCACGAGACAAAGCCCCTCTTAACGAAATCTTCGGATATAGCAAAGGGCGCCATTTGAACTTAATTACATGCACAGGCACCTTCGACCGATCAAAAGGCACGCATCAGGAACGATTGGTCGTATATGCAGAATTAAAGGAAGAAGAAGCGATGCAGCTTGAAAATGAAGCGAAGCTGCCAGATTCGCCAACGAACGTAAAAATAAGCGGTGATTTGTTATCCTGGTATGCCGTACGAGAAGGAAACATTATTGGCTACCGGATATACAAAAAAGTGCCTGGAGGGACATTCACGCACATTGGAAGCATCTCAGAGTACGAACGTAAAAGTTATGTAGATAAAAATGCCTCAAAAGCTCATTATTATGTAACAGCCGTTAATGAATATGGGCAGGAATCCGCTCCATCCAGCATTGCCGAATGA
- a CDS encoding alpha/beta hydrolase yields MTFFDVEEGVRLFYEEKGQGRPIIFIHGVWMSSRFFTKQLPYFSQNYRTILLDLRSHGKSNQVHYGNTVSVYAKDLHAFITERGLKDVILVGWSMGAFVVWDYLKQFGGGNVHSTVIVDELASDFKWPDFDIGAFDIGTLIAFMTEIQTNRTPFLQTFLSSMFKNELSAEDANWMLGEVTRMPESIASSILFDQSIVDYREFLPQITVPTLLCFGREEKVIPVAAGEHLHEHIPESQLVIFEDSCHCPFLEESDLFNKTIDAFIQKGIGRAGG; encoded by the coding sequence ATGACATTTTTTGATGTGGAAGAGGGTGTCCGGCTATTTTATGAAGAAAAGGGACAGGGCCGGCCAATCATTTTTATCCATGGAGTATGGATGAGCAGTCGCTTCTTTACAAAGCAACTTCCATACTTCTCCCAAAATTATCGCACGATATTGCTTGATTTAAGAAGTCATGGAAAATCAAACCAAGTTCATTACGGAAATACGGTTTCCGTATATGCAAAGGATCTCCATGCGTTCATTACTGAACGGGGATTGAAGGATGTCATCCTTGTCGGCTGGTCGATGGGGGCTTTTGTCGTCTGGGATTACCTGAAGCAATTCGGCGGGGGGAATGTCCATTCAACCGTGATCGTCGATGAGCTGGCTTCTGATTTTAAATGGCCTGACTTTGATATTGGTGCATTTGACATTGGCACATTGATCGCCTTCATGACGGAGATCCAAACGAATCGCACGCCTTTTTTACAAACCTTCCTATCCTCCATGTTTAAAAACGAATTATCCGCGGAGGATGCAAATTGGATGCTCGGGGAAGTAACGAGAATGCCTGAATCTATTGCCAGCAGCATTCTATTCGACCAATCAATCGTTGATTATCGTGAATTCCTGCCCCAAATTACCGTTCCCACGCTTCTTTGTTTTGGAAGGGAGGAAAAAGTGATTCCTGTTGCTGCAGGGGAGCATTTGCATGAACATATCCCGGAATCCCAACTCGTAATCTTCGAAGATAGCTGCCATTGTCCTTTTTTGGAAGAAAGCGATTTGTTTAACAAAACCATCGATGCCTTTATTCAAAAAGGAATAGGAAGGGCTGGAGGATAA
- a CDS encoding dicarboxylate/amino acid:cation symporter produces MKSFFKNYRSSLILLTAIIIGGIAGVVFGEKTSVIQPLGDLFLNLMFTIIVPLVFFSIASAIANMSGMNRLGKIMGSIVIVFLTTAALAAVIGFIGTTIINPLEGTDTTAIKELMENSSPEEKVEEVSFFSQLVNTVTVSDFPELFSRSNMLQLIVFSVLIGLSTALVGEKARPITEFLTAGTAVMMKVVKIVMYYAPIGLGAYFATIIGQLGPQILEGYARTFVLYLVLALIYYFGFFTLYAFIAGGKDGVKLFWKNALAPSITAIATCSSAACIPVNLESVKKMGVPKDIAETVIPLGANTHKDGSVFGGVLKIVFLFSLFGKDMTSISSILSILAVAFLVGAVMGAIPGGGMIGEMLILSVFGFPVEVLPIIAVISTIIDAPATLLNSTGNTVCAMLVSRLVEGKNWLKQAFIKEDSAL; encoded by the coding sequence ATGAAGAGCTTTTTTAAAAACTATCGATCCTCATTGATCCTACTCACTGCCATCATTATCGGTGGGATAGCAGGCGTCGTTTTCGGTGAGAAAACCTCGGTCATACAACCGCTGGGAGACTTATTCCTAAATCTGATGTTCACGATCATCGTTCCCTTGGTATTTTTCAGCATCGCTTCGGCCATTGCCAATATGAGTGGAATGAACCGCCTCGGAAAAATCATGGGCAGCATCGTGATCGTTTTCCTGACGACAGCCGCATTGGCTGCCGTGATTGGATTCATTGGGACAACCATCATAAACCCTTTGGAGGGCACAGATACGACAGCCATCAAAGAATTGATGGAAAACAGTTCCCCTGAGGAAAAGGTTGAAGAAGTTTCTTTCTTCAGTCAACTGGTCAACACTGTAACCGTATCCGATTTTCCCGAACTGTTCTCCAGGAGCAATATGCTCCAGCTTATCGTTTTCTCGGTATTAATTGGACTTTCTACTGCACTTGTCGGCGAGAAGGCTAGACCGATCACCGAATTTTTAACAGCTGGAACGGCAGTCATGATGAAGGTCGTGAAGATCGTCATGTACTATGCACCCATTGGACTTGGCGCTTATTTTGCGACGATCATCGGACAGCTCGGGCCGCAGATTTTGGAGGGCTATGCCCGTACCTTCGTTCTTTATCTCGTCTTAGCTTTAATTTATTATTTTGGCTTCTTCACTTTGTATGCCTTCATCGCAGGAGGGAAGGATGGCGTCAAATTATTTTGGAAAAATGCCTTGGCACCATCAATTACAGCCATCGCTACGTGCTCCAGTGCCGCGTGCATTCCAGTCAATCTGGAATCAGTCAAGAAAATGGGCGTGCCAAAGGATATTGCGGAAACGGTCATTCCACTCGGAGCCAACACTCATAAGGATGGGTCCGTATTTGGCGGGGTTCTGAAAATCGTATTCCTATTCAGCTTATTCGGTAAGGATATGACCAGCATTTCAAGCATATTGAGCATCCTTGCCGTTGCCTTTTTGGTTGGTGCTGTCATGGGTGCCATTCCTGGAGGAGGGATGATCGGGGAAATGCTGATTCTCAGCGTATTCGGCTTCCCGGTTGAAGTTTTGCCGATCATTGCCGTTATATCGACGATAATCGATGCACCTGCTACACTGTTGAACTCAACAGGAAACACAGTTTGTGCCATGCTCGTGTCACGGCTCGTCGAGGGCAAGAACTGGTTAAAGCAAGCTTTTATTAAAGAAGATTCGGCCTTATGA